Proteins from one Drosophila gunungcola strain Sukarami chromosome 3R, Dgunungcola_SK_2, whole genome shotgun sequence genomic window:
- the LOC128252886 gene encoding 40S ribosomal protein S10a yields the protein MFIPKANRVAIYEYLFKEGVLVAKKDTRVLKHPDLSSIPNLQVIKTMQSLHSRGLVKEQFAWRHFYWCLTNEGIEELRNYLHLPPEIVPSTLTRPARSDAVRPRGGAGGPQRFGGGPSKTDQDRSNYRRNPGDGGLDKTGDVGPGSRDLEFRGGFGRGSRY from the coding sequence ATGTTTATTCCAAAGGCTAATCGAGTTGCCATCTACGAGTACCTCTTTAAGGAGGGTGTACTGGTGGCCAAGAAGGACACTCGCGTCCTAAAGCACCCCGATCTGTCATCGATCCCAAATCTGCAAGTCATCAAGACAATGCAGTCGCTGCATTCGCGTGGCCTGGTCAAGGAGCAGTTCGCCTGGAGGCACTTCTACTGGTGTCTGACCAACGAGGGAATCGAGGAGCTGCGCAACTACTTGCACCTGCCCCCGGAGATTGTGCCCTCCACCCTGACCCGTCCTGCTCGCTCCGATGCGGTGCGTCCAcgtggaggagctggaggaccTCAAAGATTCGGAGGCGGTCCCTCCAAGACCGACCAGGACCGCTCGAACTACAGACGCAATCCTGGCGATGGCGGATTGGACAAGACGGGCGACGTGGGCCCCGGCTCTAGGGACCTCGAGTTCCGCGGAGGCTTTGGACGCGGATCCCGCTACTAA